A genomic stretch from Theobroma cacao cultivar B97-61/B2 chromosome 4, Criollo_cocoa_genome_V2, whole genome shotgun sequence includes:
- the LOC18601335 gene encoding E2F transcription factor-like E2FF isoform X2 codes for MSSFLSRESEPNSRTFYCRKEKSLGLLCSNFLALYNHDSIQTIGLDDAASKLGVERRRIYDVVNILESIGVVARKGKNQYSWKGFGEIPRALEKLKEEALKENFYISGCNKSLRVLDENGSRGSFNLKIDGQDNPSESSKHIDTKREKSLWLITQNFVKLFLCSDAEIITLDSAAVALLGDVHNSTAMRTKVRRLYDIANVFSSMNLIEKTHHPESRKPAFRWLGWGAKLRNGSTTALALNESKKRMFGTEITNHSLKRMKANSSVHRKLNQKENMAMHIKHECVENDNKMKQHLKQSSRGFVFGPFTPGVMPTGYKNERPVGDWESLASTYKPQYLNQALSDLFAHYMEAWKSWYAEVAGKGETHFSP; via the exons ATGTCTTCGTTTCTTTCTCGAGAATCTGAACCCAATTCACGTACTTTTTACTGCCGCAAAGAGAAATCTCTCGGCCTTTTATGCTCCAA CTTCTTGGCGTTGTATAACCATGACAGCATTCAAACGATTGGACTTGACGATGCCGCTTCAAAATTAG GAGTTGAACGTCGTCGTATATATGATGTAGTGAATATATTGGAgagtattgga GTTGTGGCGAGAAAAGGGAAGAACCAATACTCATGGAAGGGTTTTGGAGAAATTCCGAGGGCTTTGGAGAAGCTTAAG GAAGAGGCTCtgaaagagaatttttatatttctggTTGCAACAAATCATTAAGG GTCTTAGATGAAAATGGAAGTAGAGGGTCCTTTAACTTGAAGATTGATGGGCAAGATAATCCTTCAGAATCATCAAAACATATCG AtaccaaaagagaaaaatctcTTTGGCTTATCACGCAGAACTTTGTCAAGCTTTTCCTTTGTTCAGAT GCTGAAATTATCACTCTTGATAGTGCTGCAGTTGCTTTGCTGGGTGATGTCCACAATTCAACTGCTATGAGAA CAAAAGTTAGACGATTGTATGACATTGCCAATGTGTTTTCTTCCATGAATTTAATTGAGAAG ACCCACCACCCCGAGAGCAGGAAACCGGCATTTAGGTGGCTGGGATGGGGAGCCAAACTTCGTAATGGATCAACGACAGCTTTGGCTTTGAATGAATCAAAGAAGAGGATGTTTGGGACTGAGATTACAAACCACAGTTTAAAGAGAATGAAGGCAAACTCCTCAGTTCATCGGAAGTTAAACCAGAAGGAAAATATGGCAATGCACATTAAACACGAGTGTGTAGAAAATGATAACAAAATGAAGCAGCATCTAAAGCAGAGCTCCAGAGGTTTTGTGTTCGGCCCTTTTACTCCTGGCGTTATGCCCACAGGATACAAAAATGAGAGACCAGTTGGGGACTGGGAGAGCCTTGCTTCTACGTATAAACCTCAATATCTTAATCAAG CTCTTAGTGACCTCTTTGCTCATTACATGGAAGCATGGAAGTCTTGGTATGcagaagttgctggaaaagGAGAAACTCATTTTAGTCCCTGA
- the LOC18601336 gene encoding protein transport protein SEC13 homolog B, which yields MPAQRIETGHEDTVHDVAMDYYGKRLATASSDTTVKIIGITSSGSQQLAILHGHKGPIWEVAWAHPKFGSVLASCSYDGQVIIWKEGNPNEWVQAQVFNDHKSSVNSIAWAPHELGLCLACGSSDGNISVFTARADGGWDATRIDQAHPVGVTSVSWAPSTAPGALVGSGLLDPVQKLASGGYDNTVKVWKLYNGTWKMDCFPALQMHTDWVRDVAWAPNLGLPKSTIASASQDGTVVIWACAKEGEQWKGKVLKDFKTPVWRVSWSLTGNLLSVADGNNNVTLWKEAVDGEWQQVSTVEP from the coding sequence ATGCCTGCACAGAGAATTGAGACAGGTCATGAGGACACAGTCCATGATGTAGCCATGGATTATTATGGAAAGCGTTTGGCGACTGCCTCATCTGATACTACCGTTAAGATCATTGGTATAACCAGCTCTGGTTCTCAGCAACTTGCTATTCTTCATGGCCATAAAGGACCTATTTGGGAGGTTGCTTGGGCACATCCCAAGTTTGGATCGGTCCTTGCATCTTGTTCTTATGATGGCCAGGTGATAATATGGAAGGAAGGTAATCCAAATGAGTGGGTTCAGGCTCAAGTTTTTAATGATCATAAGTCATCTGTGAACTCGATTGCATGGGCACCCCATGAACTTGGCCTTTGTTTGGCTTGTGGATCTTCTGATGGGAATATCTCAGTCTTCACTGCCAGGGCTGATGGTGGTTGGGATGCCACCAGGATTGACCAAGCTCACCCTGTTGGAGTGACCTCAGTTTCATGGGCACCATCAACAGCACCAGGTGCTTTAGTTGGATCTGGTCTACTGGATCCCGTTCAGAAGCTGGCTTCTGGCGGGTATGACAATACCGTGAAAGTCTGGAAGCTGTATAATGGGACTTGGAAGATGGACTGCTTTCCTGCCCTCCAGATGCATACTGATTGGGTAAGGGATGTTGCTTGGGCACCCAATTTGGGGCTTCCAAAATCCACCATTGCAAGTGCTTCTCAGGATGGGACAGTTGTTATATGGGCTTGTGCTAAAGAAGGGGAACAATGGAAGGGTAAGGTTTTGAAGGATTTCAAGACCCCAGTTTGGAGGGTCTCATGGTCACTGACTGGGAATTTACTGTCTGTTGCCGATGGGAATAACAATGTAACCTTGTGGAAAGAAGCAGTTGATGGTGAGTGGCAACAAGTGAGTACTGTTGAACCATGA
- the LOC18601334 gene encoding uncharacterized protein LOC18601334: MASTAAARAVIFSRITALSAKPLPPSLSRFLPIRRNRPSSAVTVSCLNGGGVYDDYFVSTQKSNLDRGFLVIANMLKHIEPLDASVISKGVSDSAKESMKRTISAMLGILPSDQFSVLVSLSKPPLHRLLFSSIITGYTLWNAEYRISLMRNLERAAPAEETDEGLRRRQREAVEEKREKRESGSAGFEELEKIRPRVFGDLSPEALNYIEKLQAELSDVEAELKAQKKENVRIECDRENRNDLLEYLRSLDANMVTELSQPSSVQVEEIIHQLVQNVLQRFFKDELTSDFMRDSGIVNTGNHQDASDENCGTVGTSRDYLAKLLFWCMLLGHHLRGLENRLQLSCVVGLL; this comes from the exons ATGGCATCAACAGCCGCAGCCCGAGCCGTCATCTTCTCCCGCATCACAGCCCTGTCAGCCAAGCCTCTCCCACCTTCTCTCTCTCGCTTCCTCCCTATCCGCCGCAACCGCCCCTCCTCCGCCGTAACTGTGAGCTGCTTAAACGGTGGCGGAGTCTACGATGACTACTTCGTATCAACACAGAAATCGAATTTAGATCGTGGATTCTTAGTAATAGCTAATATGTTAAAACACATCGAACCTCTCGACGCTTCGGTTATTTCCAAGGGGGTTTCTGATTCCGCCAAGGAATCGATGAAGCGGACTATCTCAGCTATGCTAGGGATTCTCCCCTCTGATCAGTTCTCCGTTTTGGTTTCCCTCTCGAAACCTCCTCTTCATCGCCTCCTCTTCTCTTCTATCATCACAGG gTATACGTTGTGGAACGCGGAGTATAGGATTTCGTTGATGAGGAATCTGGAGAGAGCGGCGCCAGCGGAGGAGACGGATGAGGGTTTGAGGCGGCGGCAGAGAGAGGCTGTGGAGGAGAAGagggagaagagagagagtggaagtGCTGGATTTGAAGAGTTGGAGAAGATAAGGCCGAGGGTTTTCGGGGATTTGTCGCCGGAGGCTTTGAATTATATTGAGAAGCTGCAGGCTGAGTTATCTGATGTGGAAGCG GAACTGAAGGCccaaaagaaggaaaatgtGCGAATAGAATGTGACAGGGAAAACAGGAATGATTTGTTAGAGTATTTACGATCTTTGGATGCCAACATG GTGACTGAATTATCCCAGCCATCATCTGTACAAGTGGAGGAAATAATCCACCAGCTTGTTCAGAATGTATTGCAAAGATTCTTTAAGGATGAGCTTACCTCTGACTTTATGAGAGATTCAGGGATAGTAAACACAGGAAATCACCAAGATGCTTCTGATGAAAACTGTGGCACTGTTGGCACTTCCCGTGATTACCTTGCAAAGCTGCTTTTCTg GTGTATGCTATTGGGTCATCATTTGAGAGGCTTGGAAAACAGATTGCAACTAAGTTGTGTTGTTGGATTATTGTAA
- the LOC18601333 gene encoding probable galacturonosyltransferase-like 10, whose product MFVSRSVFGVIFLASLLLFPVNAIRLFTEKVTSSGRDETERESDLFMKFAEAPEYHNGPECPVLAEESLLCDPSVVHIAMTIDPEYLRGSTAAIHSVVKHSSCPENVFFHLIASDSSFVNANDLTQIVKSAFPSLSFKVYVFQENLVRNLISSSIRQALDSPLNYARSYLADIFEACVERVIYLDSDTIVVDDTQKLWRITLTGSRTIGAPEYCHANFAKYFTGEFWSDPELSRVFEGKRPCYFNTGVMVMDLARWREGDYTRKIERWMRIQKEKRIYKLGSLPPFLLVFGGDVEAIDHRWNQHGLGGDNLVNSCRSLHPGPVSLLHWSGRGKPWVRLDAGRPCPVDFLWAPYDLHK is encoded by the coding sequence ATGTTTGTTTCTAGATCAGTTTTTGGGGTTATTTTCTTGGcttctttgcttcttttccCTGTAAATGCAATCAGGTTGTTTACAGAAAAGGTTACAAGCAGCGGAAGGGATGAAACAGAAAGGGAATCAGATTTGTTCATGAAGTTTGCGGAGGCACCAGAGTATCACAATGGACCTGAATGTCCTGTTTTGGCTGAAGAAAGTTTGTTATGCGACCCTTCCGTTGTTCATATTGCAATGACTATTGATCCTGAGTATCTGAGAGGTAGCACAGCAGCAATTCATTCAGTTGTCAAGCATAGTTCTTGTCCAGAAAATGTATTCTTTCACCTCATTGCCTCCGATTCGAGCTTTGTTAATGCAAATGACCTTACTCAGATCGTCAAGTCTGCATTTCCATCTTTGAGTTTCAAGGTCTATGTCTTCCAGGAAAATCTTGTCAGGAATCTCATCTCATCTTCTATCCGCCAAGCTCTTGACAGCCCTTTAAATTATGCAAGAAGTTACTTAGCTGATATATTTGAGGCCTGCGTTGAACGTGTGATCTACCTAGATTCTGATACCATTGTTGTAGATGACACCCAAAAGCTCTGGAGGATAACTTTGACTGGATCAAGAACCATTGGAGCTCCAGAGTACTGTCATGCAAACTTTGCCAAGTATTTCACTGGTGAATTCTGGTCAGACCCTGAGTTATCCAGGGTTTTTGAAGGGAAAAGGCCTTGTTATTTCAATACAGGAGTGATGGTGATGGATTTGGCAAGGTGGAGAGAAGGTGACTACACAAGGAAGATTGAGAGATGGATGAGAATTCAGAAGGAGAAAAGGATTTATAAGTTGGGTTCTCTTCCACCATTTCTGTTGGTTTTTGGTGGAGATGTTGAGGCCATCGATCATAGATGGAACCAACATGGGCTTGGTGGAGATAATTTGGTGAATAGTTGCAGGTCTTTGCATCCAGGTCCTGTAAGTTTGCTGCATTGGAGTGGTAGAGGGAAGCCATGGGTCAGGCTCGATGCAGGGAGACCCTGCCCGGTTGACTTCCTTTGGGCACCTTATGATCTTCATAAGTAA
- the LOC18601335 gene encoding E2F transcription factor-like E2FF isoform X3, with product MSSFLSRESEPNSRTFYCRKEKSLGLLCSNFLALYNHDSIQTIGLDDAASKLGVERRRIYDVVNILESIGVVARKGKNQYSWKGFGEIPRALEKLKVLDENGSRGSFNLKIDGQDNPSESSKHIALPFGCLDTKREKSLWLITQNFVKLFLCSDAEIITLDSAAVALLGDVHNSTAMRTKVRRLYDIANVFSSMNLIEKTHHPESRKPAFRWLGWGAKLRNGSTTALALNESKKRMFGTEITNHSLKRMKANSSVHRKLNQKENMAMHIKHECVENDNKMKQHLKQSSRGFVFGPFTPGVMPTGYKNERPVGDWESLASTYKPQYLNQALSDLFAHYMEAWKSWYAEVAGKGETHFSP from the exons ATGTCTTCGTTTCTTTCTCGAGAATCTGAACCCAATTCACGTACTTTTTACTGCCGCAAAGAGAAATCTCTCGGCCTTTTATGCTCCAA CTTCTTGGCGTTGTATAACCATGACAGCATTCAAACGATTGGACTTGACGATGCCGCTTCAAAATTAG GAGTTGAACGTCGTCGTATATATGATGTAGTGAATATATTGGAgagtattgga GTTGTGGCGAGAAAAGGGAAGAACCAATACTCATGGAAGGGTTTTGGAGAAATTCCGAGGGCTTTGGAGAAGCTTAAG GTCTTAGATGAAAATGGAAGTAGAGGGTCCTTTAACTTGAAGATTGATGGGCAAGATAATCCTTCAGAATCATCAAAACATATCG CATTACCATTTGGATGCTTAGAtaccaaaagagaaaaatctcTTTGGCTTATCACGCAGAACTTTGTCAAGCTTTTCCTTTGTTCAGAT GCTGAAATTATCACTCTTGATAGTGCTGCAGTTGCTTTGCTGGGTGATGTCCACAATTCAACTGCTATGAGAA CAAAAGTTAGACGATTGTATGACATTGCCAATGTGTTTTCTTCCATGAATTTAATTGAGAAG ACCCACCACCCCGAGAGCAGGAAACCGGCATTTAGGTGGCTGGGATGGGGAGCCAAACTTCGTAATGGATCAACGACAGCTTTGGCTTTGAATGAATCAAAGAAGAGGATGTTTGGGACTGAGATTACAAACCACAGTTTAAAGAGAATGAAGGCAAACTCCTCAGTTCATCGGAAGTTAAACCAGAAGGAAAATATGGCAATGCACATTAAACACGAGTGTGTAGAAAATGATAACAAAATGAAGCAGCATCTAAAGCAGAGCTCCAGAGGTTTTGTGTTCGGCCCTTTTACTCCTGGCGTTATGCCCACAGGATACAAAAATGAGAGACCAGTTGGGGACTGGGAGAGCCTTGCTTCTACGTATAAACCTCAATATCTTAATCAAG CTCTTAGTGACCTCTTTGCTCATTACATGGAAGCATGGAAGTCTTGGTATGcagaagttgctggaaaagGAGAAACTCATTTTAGTCCCTGA
- the LOC18601335 gene encoding E2F transcription factor-like E2FF isoform X1, translated as MSSFLSRESEPNSRTFYCRKEKSLGLLCSNFLALYNHDSIQTIGLDDAASKLGVERRRIYDVVNILESIGVVARKGKNQYSWKGFGEIPRALEKLKEEALKENFYISGCNKSLRVLDENGSRGSFNLKIDGQDNPSESSKHIALPFGCLDTKREKSLWLITQNFVKLFLCSDAEIITLDSAAVALLGDVHNSTAMRTKVRRLYDIANVFSSMNLIEKTHHPESRKPAFRWLGWGAKLRNGSTTALALNESKKRMFGTEITNHSLKRMKANSSVHRKLNQKENMAMHIKHECVENDNKMKQHLKQSSRGFVFGPFTPGVMPTGYKNERPVGDWESLASTYKPQYLNQALSDLFAHYMEAWKSWYAEVAGKGETHFSP; from the exons ATGTCTTCGTTTCTTTCTCGAGAATCTGAACCCAATTCACGTACTTTTTACTGCCGCAAAGAGAAATCTCTCGGCCTTTTATGCTCCAA CTTCTTGGCGTTGTATAACCATGACAGCATTCAAACGATTGGACTTGACGATGCCGCTTCAAAATTAG GAGTTGAACGTCGTCGTATATATGATGTAGTGAATATATTGGAgagtattgga GTTGTGGCGAGAAAAGGGAAGAACCAATACTCATGGAAGGGTTTTGGAGAAATTCCGAGGGCTTTGGAGAAGCTTAAG GAAGAGGCTCtgaaagagaatttttatatttctggTTGCAACAAATCATTAAGG GTCTTAGATGAAAATGGAAGTAGAGGGTCCTTTAACTTGAAGATTGATGGGCAAGATAATCCTTCAGAATCATCAAAACATATCG CATTACCATTTGGATGCTTAGAtaccaaaagagaaaaatctcTTTGGCTTATCACGCAGAACTTTGTCAAGCTTTTCCTTTGTTCAGAT GCTGAAATTATCACTCTTGATAGTGCTGCAGTTGCTTTGCTGGGTGATGTCCACAATTCAACTGCTATGAGAA CAAAAGTTAGACGATTGTATGACATTGCCAATGTGTTTTCTTCCATGAATTTAATTGAGAAG ACCCACCACCCCGAGAGCAGGAAACCGGCATTTAGGTGGCTGGGATGGGGAGCCAAACTTCGTAATGGATCAACGACAGCTTTGGCTTTGAATGAATCAAAGAAGAGGATGTTTGGGACTGAGATTACAAACCACAGTTTAAAGAGAATGAAGGCAAACTCCTCAGTTCATCGGAAGTTAAACCAGAAGGAAAATATGGCAATGCACATTAAACACGAGTGTGTAGAAAATGATAACAAAATGAAGCAGCATCTAAAGCAGAGCTCCAGAGGTTTTGTGTTCGGCCCTTTTACTCCTGGCGTTATGCCCACAGGATACAAAAATGAGAGACCAGTTGGGGACTGGGAGAGCCTTGCTTCTACGTATAAACCTCAATATCTTAATCAAG CTCTTAGTGACCTCTTTGCTCATTACATGGAAGCATGGAAGTCTTGGTATGcagaagttgctggaaaagGAGAAACTCATTTTAGTCCCTGA
- the LOC108660429 gene encoding uncharacterized protein LOC108660429, which translates to MESGCNAVKNEESKVDLNGGDGSSPFSTKRADKRNKSLHNLGTKSREENNEDMSIHDSDLESLMNSPIPSDLGHNDSREALSRSSCSGSSTGSSTSSGFCSGSVSEEEEDGCLDNWEDVADALSVDDNQHNPATVTPSKYETRIESACADQHYKNQRINQLNSDSEGTVCGSQMNCRAWRPEDAFRPRILPSLLKQHNILLIQIGMMAMGLSPGHSEVLFPTLLHALFAVRIWMSQTLAFSLVHVDFGFASSVTKGFLKQMGNALDVGNIMIPLMGIYVSVDELHF; encoded by the coding sequence ATGGAGTCAGGTTGTAATGCAGTAAAGAATGAGGAGAGCAAAGTGGATTTGAATGGGGGAGATGGGTCTTCTCCATTCTCCACAAAAAGAGCTGATAAGCGAAACAAATCGTTGCACAATTTGGGGACAAAGTCGAGGGAAGAGAACAATGAAGACATGAGCATCCATGACAGTGACTTGGAGTCCTTGATGAACAGCCCCATTCCAAGTGATCTGGGTCATAATGATTCAAGGGAAGCTCTTAGCAGGAGTAGCTGCAGTGGCAGTAGCACTGGCAGTAGTACAAGCAGTGGTTTTTGTTCTGGAAGTGTCAGTGAGGAAGAAGAGGATGGGTGCCTAGACAATTGGGAGGATGTTGCAGATGCCTTGAGCGTAGATGACAATCAACATAATCCAGCCACAGTCACTCCTTCCAAATATGAAACAAGGATTGAATCAGCTTGTGCTGACCAACATTACAAGAACCAAAGAATAAATCAGTTGAATTCAGACAGTGAGGGAACAGTTTGTGGCTCACAAATGAACTGTCGAGCATGGAGACCTGAAGATGCTTTTCGTCCTCGGATTCTGCCAAGCCTATTGAAACAGCATAATATTCTTCTAATTCAGATTGGCATGATGGCCATGGGGCTATCACCTGGGCACAGCGAAGTTCTATTTCCCACCCTTCTTCATGCCCTATTTGCTGTGAGAATTTGGATGTCACAGACTCTAGCTTTCTCCCTTGTTCATGTGGATTTCGGCTTTGCCTCTTCTGTCACAAAAGGATTCTTGAAGCAGATGGGCAATGCCCTGGATGTAGGAAACATTATGATACCATTAATGGGAATATATGTTTCAGTAGATGAGCTGCACTTTTAA